One segment of Streptomyces sp. YIM 121038 DNA contains the following:
- a CDS encoding calcium-binding protein — protein MRIRATVAAVSGALALSALLAPAAQAAGPDVTALPKNAQKGDTKITKAVVNGGKDIVVGTTAKKKFTIAVTATDAKGIAGGGGLLWHGRKFDDQNLSGVLAPVADEKCKKLSATSATCTVSITVNPKASWDENGLANHMAGGGWKLFAAAGGTDDDYVIRTAYKTGIHLKRAARLTVNASPEPVRKGETITVAGALTRANWDTRKYAGYTQQPVRLQFKKKGASGYSTLKTVKSDAKGNLRTTVKASADGTFRYVFAGTSTTPAVTSAGDAVDVR, from the coding sequence ATGCGCATCCGTGCCACCGTGGCCGCCGTCTCCGGCGCCCTGGCCCTGTCCGCCCTTCTCGCTCCGGCCGCGCAGGCCGCGGGGCCGGACGTCACCGCTCTGCCGAAGAACGCGCAGAAGGGCGACACCAAGATCACCAAGGCGGTGGTCAACGGCGGCAAGGACATCGTGGTCGGCACCACCGCCAAGAAGAAGTTCACCATCGCCGTCACCGCGACCGACGCCAAGGGCATCGCGGGCGGCGGCGGTCTCCTGTGGCACGGCCGGAAGTTCGACGACCAGAACCTCAGCGGCGTGCTCGCCCCGGTCGCCGACGAGAAGTGCAAGAAGCTCAGCGCCACCAGCGCGACCTGCACGGTGAGCATCACGGTGAACCCGAAGGCCTCCTGGGACGAGAACGGCCTCGCCAACCACATGGCGGGCGGCGGCTGGAAGCTCTTCGCCGCCGCGGGCGGCACGGACGACGACTACGTCATCCGCACGGCGTACAAGACGGGCATCCACCTCAAGCGTGCCGCGCGGCTCACCGTCAACGCCTCGCCGGAGCCGGTGCGGAAGGGCGAGACGATCACGGTCGCGGGCGCCCTGACCCGGGCCAACTGGGACACCAGGAAGTACGCGGGTTACACGCAGCAGCCCGTGCGGCTCCAGTTCAAGAAGAAGGGCGCGAGCGGCTACTCGACGCTCAAGACGGTGAAGTCCGACGCCAAGGGCAACCTGAGGACCACCGTGAAGGCTTCCGCCGACGGCACCTTCCGCTATGTCTTCGCGGGTACGTCGACCACCCCGGCCGTCACCTCCGCGGGCGACGCCGTCGACGTCCGCTGA
- a CDS encoding 1,4-dihydroxy-6-naphthoate synthase — translation MTDTAPGPLRIAYSPCPNDTFVFDAWAHGRVPDAPALDVTFADIDITNGMAERGEFDVLKVSYAVLPYVLDEYALLPCGGALGRGCGPLVLTREPGLDLSGKKVAVPSERSTAYLLFRLWAADVLADGVGEIVVLPFDRIMPAVRDGEVDAGLVIHEARFTYQNYGLHRLADMGEHWEATTGLPIPLGAIIAKRSLGEDALRGLADAARASVRAAWDDPEVSRPYVLEHAQEMDPKVADQHIGLYVNEFTADLGEDGYAAVRGLLTRAAAEGLVPALAPGALAFP, via the coding sequence ATGACTGACACCGCCCCCGGGCCCCTGCGCATCGCGTACTCGCCCTGCCCCAACGACACCTTCGTCTTCGACGCCTGGGCGCACGGCCGGGTGCCGGACGCGCCCGCGCTCGACGTGACGTTCGCGGACATCGACATCACCAACGGCATGGCCGAGCGCGGCGAGTTCGACGTGCTCAAGGTGTCGTACGCCGTGCTGCCGTACGTCCTCGACGAGTACGCGCTGCTGCCGTGCGGCGGCGCCCTCGGCCGTGGCTGCGGGCCGCTGGTGCTGACCCGGGAGCCGGGCCTCGACCTCAGCGGCAAGAAGGTCGCCGTGCCGAGCGAGAGGTCGACGGCGTACCTGCTGTTCCGGCTGTGGGCCGCGGACGTCCTCGCGGACGGCGTCGGGGAGATCGTCGTGCTGCCCTTCGACCGGATCATGCCCGCCGTGCGGGACGGCGAGGTCGACGCGGGGCTCGTCATCCACGAGGCGCGCTTCACGTACCAGAACTACGGCCTGCACCGGCTCGCCGACATGGGCGAGCACTGGGAGGCCACGACGGGCCTGCCGATCCCGCTGGGCGCGATCATCGCGAAGCGGTCCCTCGGCGAGGACGCGCTGCGGGGGCTCGCGGACGCCGCGCGGGCGTCGGTGCGCGCGGCGTGGGACGACCCCGAGGTCTCGCGTCCCTACGTCCTGGAGCACGCGCAGGAGATGGATCCGAAGGTGGCCGACCAGCACATCGGCCTGTACGTCAACGAGTTCACGGCGGACCTGGGCGAGGACGGCTACGCCGCGGTGCGCGGCCTGCTGACCCGCGCCGCCGCCGAGGGCCTGGTCCCGGCCCTGGCCCCGGGGGCCCTGGCCTTCCCCTGA
- a CDS encoding molecular chaperone Hsp90 — translation MSKTVRPATEGTDPFGTARLRRSVLEAWAASPARFREDANAEEDLALGGYRDRLVVELAQNASDAAARAGVPGRLALTLQDGVLAAANTGAPLDAAGVESLATLRASAKREGDALRRTTGRFGVGFAAVLSVSDEPAVVGRTGGVRWSLAEARELAAETARFSPGLGDEVRRRDGHVPLLRLPLAAEGSAPDGYDTVVILPLRDVAAEDLVTRLLAGIDDALLLALPGLEEVSVRTPDGTTRVLRRSTDGADTVVADTRKGTTRWRTVTRAGELDTRLLADRPVEERLRPYWQLTWAVPVGDDGTPGAPRTSPVLHAPTPSDEPLGVPALLIGTFPLDTSRRHAAPGPLTDFLVERAADAYAELLAGWRPVTEAVIGLVPGPLGRSELDGALRQAVLDRLPRTAFLPPAAAPVRGPADGRAPEPADEWAQDAAPEALRPRDAEVVEGAGADTVRVLAEVLPSLLPAGLERRGELRTLGVARVPLTEAVDRLAGLEREPSWWRRLYDTLAGVDPDRLSGLPVPLASGRTTIGPRQVLLPAPGDATAPAALARLGLKVAHADAAHPLLEKLGALPATPRAVLTTPQVRAAVAASLDDDSWYDGLDERAGLAADELADLVLGLVRDADLAPGDEPWLGALALPDEDGEPAPAGELVLPGSAFAEVMREGELAFVDADVAGRWGEQPLAACGVLASFTLVRATDVVLDPDDLEPRDGDFAEPDDAGLLDAVDVWCEDVLDRLPDTAVPPVATEIVAVRDLDLVADDQWPRALALLSRPPLRDALTQPVRVLLPDGTTESVRPYTAWWLRGHPVLDGRRPAGLRAAGGDPLLDGLYDSADAAGFDDEQVLRALGVRTSVGALLAEPGGAAELLDRLADPERTVSPAQLHALYGALADVDPEQVTLPDEVRVVLGGEGGEVMCVDTGDAVVADVPDLLPLTAGLPLLPVAPSRAGDLAELLQAERLSAYVRAEVDPASGVEHEVPESVRVLLGPATPATYREHEELVVDGVDLEWRRTPDGTVHAATVEGVAAGLAWAARQWPRRFEVAALLEDPSRTGELARDRWFD, via the coding sequence GTGAGCAAGACCGTGCGGCCTGCCACCGAGGGCACCGACCCGTTCGGCACCGCCCGTCTGCGCCGCTCCGTGCTCGAGGCCTGGGCGGCGAGCCCGGCCCGGTTCCGGGAGGACGCCAACGCCGAGGAGGACCTGGCCCTCGGCGGCTACCGCGACCGCCTGGTCGTCGAGCTCGCGCAGAACGCCTCGGACGCGGCCGCCCGGGCGGGCGTGCCGGGCCGGCTCGCGCTCACCCTCCAGGACGGCGTCCTCGCCGCGGCGAACACCGGCGCCCCGCTGGACGCGGCGGGCGTGGAGTCCCTGGCGACGCTCAGGGCGTCCGCGAAGCGGGAGGGCGACGCCCTGCGGCGGACCACCGGACGCTTCGGCGTGGGCTTCGCCGCCGTCCTCTCCGTGTCGGACGAGCCCGCCGTGGTGGGCCGTACCGGAGGGGTGCGCTGGTCCCTCGCGGAGGCCCGCGAACTGGCCGCCGAGACGGCCAGGTTCAGCCCGGGCCTCGGCGACGAGGTGCGGCGGCGCGACGGCCACGTACCGCTGCTGCGGCTTCCGCTCGCGGCCGAGGGCAGCGCTCCGGACGGATACGACACGGTCGTGATCCTGCCGCTGCGGGACGTCGCCGCCGAGGACCTGGTCACGCGGCTGCTGGCCGGCATCGACGACGCGCTGCTGCTCGCGCTGCCCGGCCTGGAGGAGGTCTCCGTCCGCACCCCGGACGGCACGACCCGGGTCCTGCGCCGCTCCACCGACGGCGCGGACACCGTCGTGGCGGACACCCGGAAGGGCACGACGCGCTGGCGCACCGTCACCCGTGCAGGGGAGCTGGACACGCGGCTGCTCGCGGACCGCCCCGTGGAGGAACGCCTCCGCCCGTACTGGCAGCTCACCTGGGCCGTGCCGGTGGGCGACGACGGCACGCCCGGGGCGCCGAGGACGAGCCCGGTGCTGCACGCGCCGACCCCCAGCGACGAGCCGCTCGGCGTGCCCGCGCTGCTGATCGGCACGTTCCCGCTGGACACCAGCCGCCGCCACGCCGCGCCGGGGCCGCTCACGGACTTCCTGGTGGAGCGGGCGGCGGACGCGTACGCCGAACTGCTCGCCGGGTGGCGGCCGGTGACGGAGGCGGTCATCGGCCTGGTGCCGGGGCCGCTCGGCCGCAGCGAGCTGGACGGCGCGCTGCGGCAGGCCGTGCTCGACCGGCTGCCGCGCACCGCGTTCCTGCCGCCCGCCGCGGCTCCGGTGCGCGGGCCCGCCGACGGCCGGGCGCCCGAGCCCGCCGACGAGTGGGCGCAGGACGCGGCCCCCGAGGCGCTGCGGCCGCGTGACGCGGAGGTCGTGGAGGGCGCGGGCGCGGACACCGTGCGGGTGCTCGCCGAGGTCCTGCCCAGTCTGCTGCCCGCGGGCCTGGAGCGCCGGGGCGAGCTGCGCACGCTCGGCGTCGCCCGGGTGCCGCTGACCGAGGCGGTCGACCGGCTCGCGGGCCTGGAGCGGGAGCCGTCCTGGTGGCGGCGCCTGTACGACACCCTCGCCGGTGTCGACCCCGACCGGCTCTCGGGGCTGCCCGTGCCGCTGGCGAGCGGGCGTACGACGATCGGGCCGCGCCAGGTCCTGCTGCCCGCGCCGGGGGACGCGACCGCGCCCGCGGCCCTGGCCAGGCTCGGCCTGAAGGTCGCCCACGCGGACGCCGCGCATCCGCTCCTGGAGAAGCTCGGCGCGCTGCCCGCCACGCCCCGCGCGGTCCTGACGACGCCCCAGGTGCGGGCGGCGGTGGCCGCTTCGCTCGACGACGACTCCTGGTACGACGGTCTCGACGAGCGGGCCGGCCTTGCCGCCGACGAGCTCGCCGACCTCGTGCTCGGCCTCGTCCGCGACGCCGACCTCGCGCCCGGCGACGAGCCCTGGCTCGGCGCGCTCGCGCTGCCCGACGAGGACGGCGAGCCCGCGCCCGCCGGTGAACTCGTGCTGCCCGGCAGCGCGTTCGCCGAGGTCATGCGCGAGGGCGAGCTGGCCTTCGTGGACGCGGACGTCGCCGGGCGGTGGGGCGAGCAGCCGCTGGCCGCCTGCGGGGTCCTCGCCTCCTTCACCCTCGTACGCGCCACGGACGTGGTCCTCGACCCGGACGACCTGGAGCCCCGCGACGGGGACTTCGCCGAGCCCGACGACGCGGGCCTCCTGGACGCGGTCGACGTGTGGTGCGAGGACGTGCTCGACCGCCTTCCGGACACGGCGGTGCCGCCCGTGGCCACGGAGATCGTGGCGGTGCGGGACCTGGACCTGGTGGCCGACGACCAGTGGCCGCGCGCGCTCGCGCTGCTGTCCCGGCCGCCGCTGCGGGACGCCCTCACCCAGCCGGTGCGGGTGCTGCTCCCGGACGGCACGACGGAGAGCGTGCGCCCGTACACGGCCTGGTGGCTGCGCGGCCACCCGGTCCTGGACGGCCGCCGCCCGGCCGGTCTGCGGGCGGCGGGCGGCGATCCGCTGCTCGACGGCCTGTACGACTCCGCCGACGCGGCCGGGTTCGACGACGAGCAGGTGCTGCGCGCGCTCGGCGTCCGGACGTCCGTGGGCGCGCTGCTCGCCGAGCCCGGCGGCGCCGCCGAGCTGCTCGACCGGCTCGCGGACCCGGAGCGGACCGTTTCCCCGGCGCAGCTGCACGCCCTGTACGGGGCGCTGGCCGACGTCGACCCGGAGCAGGTCACGCTGCCGGACGAGGTGCGGGTGGTCCTGGGCGGCGAGGGCGGTGAGGTCATGTGCGTCGACACCGGGGACGCGGTGGTCGCGGACGTTCCCGACCTGCTGCCGCTGACGGCGGGCCTGCCGCTGCTTCCCGTGGCCCCGTCGCGGGCCGGTGACCTCGCGGAGCTGCTCCAGGCGGAGCGGCTGAGCGCGTACGTGCGGGCGGAGGTGGACCCCGCGTCGGGCGTGGAGCACGAGGTGCCCGAGTCCGTGCGGGTCCTGCTCGGCCCGGCCACCCCGGCGACGTACCGCGAGCACGAGGAGCTCGTCGTGGACGGCGTGGACCTGGAGTGGCGCCGCACCCCCGACGGCACGGTGCACGCCGCGACCGTGGAGGGCGTCGCCGCGGGCCTGGCCTGGGCGGCCCGCCAGTGGCCGCGCCGCTTCGAGGTGGCCGCGCTCCTTGAGGACCCGTCGCGGACGGGCGAACTGGCGCGGGACCGCTGGTTCGACTAG
- a CDS encoding DUF2771 domain-containing protein, which yields MTSLVPRSARSRRAVASLGAVSAGLLVLSACDKPTPLATVTVGSKSVHSEASCYKDGKELTPSAVQDCLKDTKDIKSITVDPDEKVRFGVDPEIADKGWTLLMNGQPLTEASKKTYVVIPGSVFFNQQYGGGGSSTTVSLLEGGKSEGGAPKATGLWSFKLKKDKDA from the coding sequence ATGACCTCCCTGGTACCCCGCTCAGCGCGCAGCCGCCGCGCCGTCGCCTCCCTCGGCGCCGTCTCCGCCGGACTGCTCGTCCTGTCGGCCTGTGACAAGCCGACGCCGCTGGCCACCGTGACGGTCGGCAGCAAGTCCGTGCACTCCGAGGCCTCCTGCTACAAGGACGGCAAGGAGCTCACGCCGTCCGCCGTACAGGACTGCCTGAAGGACACGAAGGACATCAAGTCCATCACCGTCGACCCCGACGAGAAGGTCCGCTTCGGCGTCGACCCGGAGATCGCCGACAAGGGCTGGACGCTGCTGATGAACGGCCAGCCCCTGACCGAGGCCAGCAAGAAGACGTACGTCGTCATCCCGGGCAGCGTGTTCTTCAACCAGCAGTACGGCGGGGGCGGCTCCTCGACGACCGTCAGCCTCCTTGAGGGCGGCAAGAGCGAGGGCGGCGCGCCGAAGGCCACGGGCCTGTGGTCGTTCAAGCTGAAGAAGGACAAGGACGCCTGA
- a CDS encoding haloacid dehalogenase-like hydrolase: MTSRTARTTRDGGALTVGFDLDMTLIDSRPGIHACYVALSERTGVYVDADLAVTRLGPPLEQELAHWFPATEVAATAELYREMYPTYAIAATPALPGARAAVDAVRAAGGRAIVVTAKYEPNAKLHIEHLGIAADAVVGNLWAERKAQALHEYGASVYVGDHTGDVRGARTAGALSVAVATGPCDAEELRAAGADVVLGDLSQFPAWLAAHVADGPAADLA; the protein is encoded by the coding sequence ATGACCTCACGGACTGCACGGACCACCCGGGACGGCGGCGCGCTCACCGTCGGCTTCGACCTCGACATGACCCTGATCGACTCCCGGCCCGGCATCCACGCCTGTTACGTGGCGCTGTCCGAGCGGACCGGTGTGTACGTGGACGCGGACCTGGCCGTGACCCGCCTCGGGCCGCCCCTGGAACAGGAGTTGGCCCACTGGTTTCCGGCCACCGAGGTCGCGGCGACGGCGGAGCTCTACCGTGAGATGTATCCCACATACGCGATCGCGGCGACGCCCGCGCTGCCCGGCGCCCGCGCGGCCGTCGACGCGGTGCGCGCGGCGGGCGGCCGCGCGATAGTCGTCACCGCCAAGTACGAACCGAACGCCAAGCTCCACATCGAGCACCTCGGCATCGCGGCGGACGCCGTGGTCGGCAATCTGTGGGCGGAGCGGAAGGCGCAGGCCCTGCACGAGTACGGGGCGTCGGTGTACGTCGGCGACCACACCGGGGACGTACGCGGGGCGCGTACGGCGGGCGCGCTCTCCGTAGCGGTGGCGACCGGGCCGTGCGACGCAGAGGAACTGCGCGCGGCGGGCGCCGACGTCGTACTCGGCGATCTGAGCCAGTTCCCGGCCTGGCTCGCGGCTCACGTGGCCGATGGGCCCGCCGCTGACCTGGCCTGA
- a CDS encoding DUF3027 domain-containing protein gives MSAATTRSRTQRTPRTPDRLCAEAVGFARAAAEEAAAPGVVGEHVEVVVEGDRVVTHLFECKELGYRGWRWAVTVARASRAKVVTLDETVLLPGPDALLAPEWVPWSERLRPGDMGPGDLLPTDAEDLRLEPGYSGEDAPPPNSVLSQELAERADAEYADAEYADATDGTDTVRDTDATATDAVPARGSLAALAEELGMRRARVLSRYGLHTSADRWDEGYGAKTPMAQAAPASCVSCGFLVPIGGSLGQAFGVCANEFGPADGHVVSLAYGCGGHSEAAVMPKPPRPAPPVLDETRVDELPLRPAPDSGSVPPADPGANEDLGHS, from the coding sequence GTGAGCGCAGCGACAACGCGAAGCCGCACCCAGCGCACCCCGCGTACCCCCGACCGCCTCTGCGCCGAGGCCGTCGGGTTCGCCCGGGCCGCGGCCGAGGAGGCCGCCGCGCCGGGGGTGGTCGGTGAGCATGTCGAGGTCGTCGTGGAGGGCGACCGCGTCGTCACGCATCTCTTCGAGTGCAAGGAGCTGGGCTACCGCGGCTGGCGCTGGGCGGTGACCGTGGCCCGCGCCTCCCGCGCGAAGGTCGTCACGCTCGACGAGACCGTGCTGCTGCCGGGCCCTGACGCGCTCCTGGCGCCCGAGTGGGTGCCGTGGAGCGAGCGGCTGCGCCCCGGCGACATGGGCCCGGGCGACCTCCTGCCGACGGACGCCGAGGACCTGCGCCTGGAGCCCGGCTACTCCGGCGAGGACGCGCCGCCGCCGAACTCCGTCCTGTCGCAGGAGCTGGCCGAGCGCGCCGACGCGGAGTACGCCGATGCGGAGTACGCCGACGCCACGGACGGCACGGACACCGTCCGGGACACGGACGCCACCGCCACCGACGCCGTGCCCGCCCGCGGCTCCCTCGCGGCCCTCGCCGAGGAGCTCGGCATGCGCCGCGCCCGGGTGCTCTCCCGGTACGGCCTGCACACCTCCGCCGACCGCTGGGACGAGGGGTACGGCGCGAAGACGCCGATGGCGCAGGCCGCGCCCGCGTCCTGTGTGAGCTGTGGCTTCCTGGTGCCCATCGGGGGCTCGCTCGGGCAGGCCTTCGGCGTGTGCGCGAACGAGTTCGGTCCCGCTGACGGCCACGTGGTCTCGCTCGCGTACGGCTGCGGCGGGCACTCCGAGGCCGCGGTCATGCCGAAGCCGCCGCGCCCCGCCCCGCCGGTCCTGGACGAGACGAGGGTCGACGAGCTGCCGCTGCGGCCCGCCCCCGACTCCGGCTCGGTCCCGCCCGCCGACCCGGGGGCGAACGAGGACCTGGGCCACTCCTAG
- a CDS encoding MFS transporter — protein sequence MHSPRPAGRAARALARALHLPFTGTARGIRKATHAHGAGESGLGKLIELHAVNGAGDVLITISLASTVFFSVPTDEARGRVALYLAITMAPFTLLAPVIGPLLDRLPHGRRAAMAGAMLARALLALILSSAVATGGLELYPAALGVLVASKAYGVVRSAVVPRLLPPAFSLVKANSRVTLSGLLATGLAAPVGAGLQALGARWPLYGACVVFIAGTVLSFTLPRKVDSAKGESKALLAADEEHLRLARARDRGDSTRRSRLGLRTVGPAVTHGLAVNAAQRGLSGFLIFFLAFLLREHPLGGQSAAVSLGIVGVAAGTGNALGTAVGAWLKSRAPEMIIVTVVAVVLGVAVCAALFYSPVGIACLAAVAGFAQALSKLSLDALIQRDVPEAVRTSAFARAETLLQMAWVVGGGIGIALPLNGTLGLSVAAAIVAIGWLPTVRGLLAAARRGGSRRVLA from the coding sequence CTGCACTCCCCCCGCCCGGCAGGCAGGGCAGCCCGTGCGCTGGCCCGCGCGCTGCACCTGCCGTTCACCGGAACGGCCCGCGGCATCCGCAAGGCCACCCACGCCCACGGAGCGGGCGAGTCCGGCCTGGGCAAGCTGATCGAGCTGCACGCGGTGAACGGCGCGGGCGACGTGCTGATCACCATCTCGCTGGCGTCCACGGTGTTCTTCTCCGTGCCGACCGACGAGGCCCGCGGCCGCGTCGCGCTGTACCTCGCCATCACCATGGCACCCTTCACGCTCCTCGCCCCCGTCATCGGCCCCCTCCTGGACCGCCTCCCCCACGGCCGCCGCGCCGCGATGGCGGGCGCGATGCTGGCGCGGGCGCTGCTCGCGCTGATCCTGTCGAGCGCGGTGGCGACGGGCGGCCTGGAGCTGTACCCGGCCGCGCTCGGCGTGCTCGTCGCGTCGAAGGCGTACGGCGTGGTCCGCAGCGCCGTCGTGCCCCGGCTGCTGCCGCCCGCCTTCTCGCTGGTGAAGGCGAACTCCCGGGTGACGCTGAGCGGGCTGCTCGCGACGGGTCTCGCCGCGCCCGTCGGGGCGGGGCTCCAGGCGCTCGGGGCGCGCTGGCCGCTGTACGGGGCGTGCGTGGTGTTCATCGCCGGGACCGTCCTTTCGTTCACGCTGCCCCGCAAGGTGGACTCGGCGAAGGGCGAGAGCAAGGCGCTGCTCGCGGCGGACGAGGAACATCTGCGCCTGGCCCGCGCCAGGGACCGCGGGGACTCGACCCGCAGGAGCCGCCTCGGCCTGCGGACGGTCGGCCCCGCCGTGACGCACGGCCTGGCCGTCAACGCCGCGCAGCGCGGACTCTCCGGCTTCCTGATCTTCTTCCTGGCCTTCCTGCTGCGCGAGCATCCGCTCGGCGGGCAGAGCGCGGCGGTGTCGCTCGGCATCGTCGGGGTCGCCGCGGGCACGGGCAACGCGCTCGGCACGGCCGTCGGGGCGTGGCTGAAGTCGCGCGCGCCCGAGATGATCATCGTGACCGTGGTGGCGGTGGTGCTCGGGGTCGCGGTGTGCGCGGCGCTGTTCTACAGCCCCGTGGGCATCGCCTGTCTGGCGGCCGTCGCGGGCTTCGCGCAGGCCCTGTCGAAGCTGTCGCTCGACGCGCTGATCCAGCGGGACGTACCGGAGGCGGTGCGCACGTCCGCGTTCGCCCGCGCCGAGACGCTGCTCCAGATGGCCTGGGTGGTAGGCGGCGGCATCGGCATCGCCCTCCCCCTGAACGGAACGCTGGGCCTCTCCGTGGCGGCGGCGATCGTGGCGATCGGCTGGCTCCCGACGGTACGGGGCCTCTTGGCGGCGGCCCGCCGGGGAGGCAGCCGCAGGGTGTTGGCGTAG
- a CDS encoding futalosine hydrolase → MTGTGRGPRVLVATAVPAERDAVASGLSAGAGPASGAGRVDVLAVGVGPAAAAAGTAAALATAAAHGTPYGLVVSAGIGGGFPPDAPVGSLVVADAVTAADLGAETADGFLPVTELGFGRVTYEPPGTLVRELAAAAGAATGTVLTVSTVTGSAERAAGLRARHPRALAEAMEGFGVAEAAAVHGLPVCEVRAVSNPVGPRDRAAWRIGDALTALTGAFGKFAPVLESWNRHD, encoded by the coding sequence CTGACCGGGACCGGGCGGGGCCCACGCGTCCTGGTGGCCACCGCGGTCCCCGCCGAACGGGACGCGGTGGCCTCCGGCCTGTCCGCCGGAGCGGGCCCCGCGAGCGGCGCCGGCCGCGTGGACGTGCTCGCCGTCGGTGTCGGCCCCGCGGCCGCCGCCGCGGGCACCGCGGCCGCGCTCGCCACCGCCGCCGCGCACGGCACCCCGTACGGCCTCGTGGTCTCCGCCGGAATCGGCGGCGGGTTCCCGCCGGACGCGCCGGTGGGGTCGCTGGTCGTCGCCGACGCCGTGACCGCGGCCGACCTGGGGGCCGAGACGGCCGACGGCTTCCTGCCGGTCACCGAGCTGGGCTTCGGCCGGGTCACGTACGAGCCGCCGGGCACCCTCGTCCGGGAGCTGGCCGCCGCGGCGGGCGCAGCGACAGGCACGGTCCTGACGGTGTCGACCGTCACCGGTTCCGCCGAGCGCGCGGCCGGGCTGCGCGCCCGCCATCCGCGTGCGCTCGCGGAGGCGATGGAGGGCTTCGGCGTCGCCGAGGCCGCCGCCGTGCACGGGCTTCCCGTGTGCGAGGTGCGCGCGGTCTCGAACCCGGTGGGCCCGCGCGACCGGGCCGCCTGGCGCATCGGGGACGCCCTCACCGCGCTCACCGGGGCGTTCGGGAAGTTCGCGCCCGTACTGGAGAGTTGGAACAGGCATGACTGA
- a CDS encoding cold-shock protein: MPTGKVKWFNSEKGFGFLSRDDGGDVFVHSSVLPDGVDTLKPGQRVEFGVVAGQRGDQALSVTLLDPTPSVAAAQRRKPDELASIVQDLTTLLENITPMLEKGRYPDKASGAKIAGLLRAVADQLDV, translated from the coding sequence GTGCCTACCGGCAAGGTCAAGTGGTTCAACAGCGAGAAGGGCTTCGGCTTCCTCTCCCGCGACGACGGCGGCGACGTCTTCGTGCATTCCTCCGTACTGCCCGACGGCGTCGACACACTCAAGCCCGGCCAGCGCGTGGAATTCGGCGTGGTCGCCGGCCAGCGGGGAGACCAGGCCCTTTCGGTGACGCTTCTCGACCCGACGCCGTCGGTCGCCGCGGCGCAGCGCCGCAAGCCGGACGAACTGGCCTCGATCGTCCAGGACCTCACCACCCTCCTGGAGAACATCACCCCCATGCTGGAGAAGGGGCGTTACCCCGACAAGGCCTCCGGCGCGAAGATCGCGGGCCTGCTGCGCGCGGTGGCGGACCAGCTGGACGTGTGA
- a CDS encoding calcium-binding protein — MRIRTTVAAVSGAVVLSGLALPAAQAADTHKGHTKITKVVVNGGKDIVLGTSDKKITMTVTGTDPKGIKDGFVALWYGKKLDWSRLDGMLSPAKDPRCTKIDAKRATCKIVTVAHPSGLKNSTAGTWNVVAGLLGKGRAENHVIKEKYKTARVLRAAKLTADASPEPTGKGETITVSGALTRANWESRTYAGYTGQPVKLQFKAAGASAYTTVKTVKSGAKGQLKATVKASVDGTFRYVFGGSASSPAVVSAGDFVDVR, encoded by the coding sequence ATGCGCATCCGCACCACCGTGGCCGCCGTCTCCGGCGCCGTCGTCCTCTCCGGTCTCGCCCTCCCGGCCGCCCAGGCCGCCGACACGCACAAGGGCCACACCAAGATCACGAAGGTCGTCGTCAACGGCGGCAAGGACATCGTGCTCGGCACGTCCGACAAGAAGATCACGATGACCGTCACGGGCACCGACCCGAAGGGCATCAAGGACGGCTTCGTCGCGCTGTGGTACGGCAAGAAGCTCGACTGGAGCCGCCTGGACGGCATGCTGAGCCCGGCGAAGGACCCCCGCTGCACCAAGATCGACGCGAAGCGGGCCACCTGCAAGATCGTCACCGTCGCCCACCCGAGCGGCCTCAAGAACAGCACCGCGGGGACCTGGAACGTGGTGGCCGGCCTGCTCGGCAAGGGCCGGGCCGAGAACCACGTCATCAAGGAGAAGTACAAGACCGCCCGCGTCCTGCGCGCCGCCAAGCTCACGGCCGACGCCTCCCCGGAGCCGACGGGGAAGGGCGAGACCATCACCGTGTCCGGCGCCCTGACGCGGGCGAACTGGGAGTCCCGGACGTACGCGGGCTACACCGGGCAGCCGGTGAAGCTCCAGTTCAAGGCGGCGGGCGCGAGTGCTTACACGACGGTCAAGACCGTGAAGTCGGGGGCGAAGGGGCAGCTGAAGGCCACCGTGAAGGCGTCCGTGGACGGGACCTTCCGGTATGTGTTCGGCGGGTCGGCTTCGTCCCCGGCCGTGGTGTCGGCCGGGGACTTCGTCGACGTGCGCTAG